One Yimella lutea DNA window includes the following coding sequences:
- a CDS encoding SufE family protein has protein sequence METLSELLDEAAMVPLAERLEWLVELGEDLPAPSAAAGELRRLPECQSPVSWAARPDASDVFHLAITVPSSAVVVRGFAGLIVPTLDGRAAQQVRTAPADLVGQLGLGDAVSPLRLRGLHALWNHVRAAAEPVEDPAGLA, from the coding sequence ATGGAAACGCTGTCGGAGCTTCTGGACGAAGCGGCCATGGTGCCGTTGGCCGAACGACTGGAGTGGCTGGTCGAACTGGGTGAGGACCTGCCCGCGCCGTCGGCTGCCGCAGGTGAGTTGCGCCGGCTGCCCGAGTGCCAGTCGCCGGTGAGTTGGGCGGCCCGACCGGACGCGTCCGATGTCTTCCATCTGGCCATCACGGTGCCGTCGAGCGCGGTCGTCGTACGCGGATTCGCCGGACTGATCGTGCCGACGCTGGACGGGCGAGCGGCGCAGCAGGTGCGTACCGCTCCGGCGGATCTGGTCGGGCAACTCGGTCTCGGCGATGCGGTCTCGCCGTTGCGCCTGCGCGGGTTGCACGCACTGTGGAATCACGTCCGGGCTGCTGCCGAACCGGTCGAGGACCCTGCCGGGCTCGCCTGA
- a CDS encoding EcsC family protein, which yields MFGFGDKKDDQKNVPVKLDSGPMGSSALGFAEKLLQVGIDGKGSFDSAQKIAAKALQDSGGDQEKAIKEIVSDTRRLAAANGFVTGLGGFVTMAVALPANVAGFYLLSTRMVAAVAHIRGYDLRDPSLRSAILLTLVGADANDIINKAGVVATGRLAGMAAQQLPPPVLMVVNKAVGFRLIGQVGEKVATRLGKAIPFAGGFIGAGMDSWMLHKVAKNAAEQFPRR from the coding sequence ATGTTCGGTTTCGGAGACAAGAAGGACGACCAGAAGAACGTCCCGGTGAAGCTCGATAGTGGACCGATGGGTAGTTCCGCCCTCGGGTTCGCCGAGAAGCTTCTTCAGGTCGGTATCGACGGCAAGGGCAGTTTCGACTCCGCCCAGAAGATTGCTGCGAAGGCACTGCAGGACAGCGGTGGCGACCAGGAGAAGGCGATCAAGGAGATCGTCTCCGACACTCGCCGCCTTGCTGCCGCCAACGGGTTCGTCACCGGCCTGGGTGGCTTCGTCACGATGGCCGTCGCGCTGCCGGCGAACGTCGCGGGCTTCTACCTGCTGTCCACCCGTATGGTGGCGGCTGTGGCCCACATTCGTGGCTACGACCTGCGTGACCCCAGCCTGCGGTCGGCGATCCTGCTGACCCTGGTCGGCGCGGACGCCAACGACATCATCAACAAGGCCGGCGTCGTCGCCACCGGTCGCCTGGCCGGCATGGCCGCCCAGCAGTTGCCGCCCCCGGTGCTGATGGTCGTCAACAAGGCCGTCGGGTTCCGGCTGATCGGCCAGGTGGGGGAGAAGGTCGCCACCCGTCTGGGTAAGGCCATCCCCTTCGCCGGCGGTTTCATCGGCGCCGGCATGGACTCCTGGATGCTGCACAAGGTCGCCAAGAACGCCGCGGAGCAGTTCCCTCGACGCTGA
- a CDS encoding DUF4192 domain-containing protein, translating to MEPIPSLTGAGELLAYVPYQLGFNPSDSVVLVGFDEDDHLVVTARFDPVVPEAVNDIAHLIGQGRLRTLASAALVNYGDGDAVLLTSSVLRTALRCNGIELVHVWEVDNGTSTWAALWCCCGQCPEQRTPLTEAHLIPAAVEAVYRGCSPAPSRDDLENRCTPTQDEAQIAAEVEELWSVMEADLETGRDLELVAVHRILRGDPAALDDPVTVSRALAAVQVVGVRDGLLCWLRPDVFPPTRLSRSDRDRWQQSGELPSPNRAERAGTVHILIRWACRVPAQLSAPLWACVAASEWADGGSAVATIALDRAFEADPGCRLASLVRNCLLTGTLPGGRIDPAA from the coding sequence ATGGAACCGATCCCTTCCCTGACCGGAGCCGGCGAACTGCTGGCCTACGTGCCCTACCAACTCGGGTTCAACCCGTCCGACAGCGTCGTCCTCGTCGGCTTCGACGAGGACGACCACCTGGTCGTCACCGCCCGCTTCGATCCGGTGGTGCCGGAGGCGGTGAACGACATCGCCCATCTGATCGGCCAGGGACGTCTGCGCACCTTGGCAAGCGCCGCACTGGTGAACTACGGCGACGGCGACGCTGTCCTCCTCACCTCGTCGGTACTACGAACCGCCCTGCGCTGCAACGGAATCGAGCTGGTTCACGTTTGGGAGGTCGATAACGGCACGTCCACCTGGGCGGCTCTGTGGTGCTGCTGTGGACAGTGCCCGGAGCAGCGGACCCCGCTGACCGAGGCACACCTGATCCCGGCGGCCGTCGAAGCCGTCTACCGCGGCTGCAGTCCCGCACCCAGTCGTGACGACCTGGAGAACCGGTGCACCCCGACTCAGGACGAAGCGCAGATCGCTGCCGAGGTCGAGGAATTGTGGAGCGTCATGGAGGCGGACCTCGAAACCGGCCGCGACCTCGAACTGGTTGCCGTCCATCGGATCCTTCGCGGTGACCCTGCTGCGCTCGACGATCCGGTGACGGTGAGTCGGGCCCTCGCGGCCGTCCAGGTGGTCGGCGTGCGCGACGGACTGCTGTGCTGGCTGCGTCCGGATGTGTTCCCACCGACCCGGCTGAGCAGAAGTGACCGGGACCGGTGGCAGCAGTCCGGCGAGCTCCCGTCGCCGAATCGCGCCGAGCGCGCCGGGACGGTGCACATCCTCATTCGCTGGGCATGCCGCGTCCCGGCACAGCTGTCGGCTCCGCTCTGGGCCTGCGTCGCGGCGTCCGAGTGGGCCGACGGCGGAAGCGCGGTGGCCACCATCGCGCTGGACCGTGCCTTCGAGGCCGATCCCGGATGTCGGCTCGCGAGTCTCGTCCGCAACTGCCTCCTGACAGGCACGCTGCCCGGCGGACGCATCGACCCGGCAGCCTGA
- the metX gene encoding homoserine O-acetyltransferase MetX: MSSSHHTGTPSTSVSARHNHARSTLMTPAAPGLRPKTPAQSAAIENDPYDNPALRRFDAGAFTLESGRTIDDVLVGYQTWGTLSEMADNAILVEHALTGDAHVVGATGPGQPSGGWWPGLIGPGAPLDTDRFFIVASNVLGGCRGTTGPSSPAPDGRPWGSRFPQITIRDQVLVEAALADHLGIERWQLVLGGSMGGMRALEWLGSFPQRCDSVLAIATTGCATADQIAWGQAQELAISSDPDYCAGDYYPGPGPRAGLGLARRIAHTTYRSADELEQRFGVKPQSTEDPLGDGRFAVESYLDHQAGKLVRRFDAGSYLHLTRAMATHDIGRGRGGVAAVVAAYPGRLHVAAVDSDRLFPPHLSHELAAAAGVRTSLIRSVCGHDGFLVETDQIEAIVTDALPAGSAGSTPRVG; the protein is encoded by the coding sequence ATGAGCAGCAGTCACCACACGGGCACGCCGTCGACGTCGGTTTCGGCCCGGCACAACCACGCCCGTTCGACGCTCATGACCCCGGCTGCCCCAGGGTTGCGACCGAAGACTCCTGCGCAGAGTGCAGCGATCGAGAACGACCCGTACGACAATCCTGCGCTGCGTCGCTTCGATGCCGGGGCCTTCACGCTCGAATCCGGACGCACGATCGACGATGTCTTGGTCGGCTACCAGACCTGGGGCACCCTCTCGGAGATGGCCGACAACGCGATCCTGGTCGAGCATGCCCTCACCGGTGACGCGCACGTCGTCGGTGCGACGGGTCCGGGTCAACCCAGCGGCGGATGGTGGCCCGGCCTCATCGGGCCGGGTGCTCCGCTGGACACCGACCGCTTCTTCATCGTGGCCTCGAACGTGCTCGGGGGATGCCGTGGCACCACCGGCCCGAGCAGCCCGGCCCCGGACGGGCGCCCATGGGGATCACGCTTCCCGCAGATCACCATCCGCGACCAAGTGCTGGTCGAGGCCGCCCTCGCCGATCACCTCGGCATCGAACGCTGGCAACTGGTGCTCGGCGGCTCAATGGGCGGCATGCGTGCGCTGGAATGGCTGGGCAGCTTCCCGCAGCGTTGCGACAGCGTGCTCGCGATCGCGACGACCGGTTGTGCGACGGCCGACCAGATCGCCTGGGGACAAGCACAGGAACTCGCGATCAGCTCCGACCCCGACTACTGCGCCGGTGACTACTACCCCGGCCCCGGGCCACGTGCGGGCCTCGGTCTGGCTCGTCGCATCGCGCACACGACCTATCGCAGCGCCGACGAACTCGAGCAGCGGTTCGGTGTAAAGCCGCAGAGCACTGAGGACCCGCTCGGTGACGGACGCTTCGCCGTCGAGAGCTACCTGGACCACCAGGCCGGCAAACTCGTCCGTCGGTTCGACGCCGGAAGCTACCTACATCTGACCCGTGCGATGGCGACTCACGACATCGGACGCGGTCGTGGGGGTGTCGCAGCCGTCGTCGCGGCCTACCCCGGACGCCTTCACGTGGCCGCCGTCGACTCCGACCGTCTCTTCCCTCCACATCTGTCGCACGAATTGGCAGCGGCCGCCGGCGTACGCACCTCGCTGATCCGGTCCGTGTGCGGTCATGACGGCTTCCTGGTCGAGACCGACCAGATCGAAGCGATCGTCACCGACGCTCTGCCTGCGGGGTCGGCCGGCTCCACCCCCCGGGTGGGGTAG
- a CDS encoding universal stress protein, with protein MRIVVAFLATPEGEAAFAAAAAQGRAQGLEVSVVPLDRTAEPRAQALADASGAASVTVTPALGGQDLVESFLATARDLDASLIVIGLRRRTTVGKLILGTNAQRIMLDAPVPVLTVKPDTA; from the coding sequence ATGAGGATCGTGGTGGCATTCCTGGCCACGCCCGAGGGAGAGGCGGCGTTCGCCGCAGCCGCCGCTCAGGGGCGAGCCCAAGGGCTCGAGGTGAGCGTCGTGCCGCTCGACCGAACCGCCGAGCCGCGGGCGCAGGCGCTCGCGGACGCGTCCGGCGCGGCGTCGGTCACCGTCACGCCCGCGCTCGGGGGCCAAGACCTCGTCGAGTCCTTCCTGGCGACTGCACGCGATCTGGACGCGAGTCTGATCGTGATCGGGCTGCGGCGCCGCACGACCGTCGGCAAGCTGATCCTCGGCACGAACGCGCAACGCATCATGCTGGACGCACCGGTTCCGGTGCTCACGGTCAAGCCCGACACCGCCTGA
- a CDS encoding RNA polymerase sigma factor, producing the protein MTSASKTAETKQLPAEFSHPALQQLLEKGAATGSVDGDDVKAALEEASLEPKRMKAVLKELDRQGITVEVPEIVPVKKTAARKTAAKKAPAKKTAAKTTTAKTAAAQDDSADDTAVAKAPAKKTAAKSAVKKTTAKAPAKKTAAKSAAPDEVAEAVPAKKAAAKGAAKKSTAKKTAVKKGDVDEVELEEVEIEDVDLELGDEAKIDPKTVVNSEKDEAKDDDAEESTAESTEETKAEETETGGFVIRQDDEDDAPAQQVVTAGATADPVKDYLKQIGKVALLNAEQEVELAKRIEAGLFAEEKLNSGEKMDMTIKRELWWIAQDGKKAKNHLLEANLRLVVSLAKRYTGRGMLFLDLIQEGNLGLIRAVEKFDYTKGYKFSTYATWWIRQAITRAMADQARTIRIPVHMVEVINKLARVQRQMLQDLGREPTPEELAKELDMTPEKVVEVQKYGREPISLHTPLGEDGDSEFGDLIEDSEAVVPADAVSFTLLQEQLHSVLDTLSEREAGVVAMRFGLTDGQPKTLDEIGKVYGVTRERIRQIESKTMSKLRHPSRSQVLRDYLD; encoded by the coding sequence GTGACTTCCGCGTCGAAAACCGCTGAGACCAAACAGCTTCCGGCTGAATTCTCCCACCCGGCCCTGCAGCAACTGCTCGAGAAGGGTGCCGCGACCGGATCGGTCGACGGCGACGACGTGAAGGCGGCGCTGGAAGAAGCATCGCTGGAGCCGAAGCGGATGAAGGCGGTGCTGAAGGAGCTCGACCGTCAGGGCATCACCGTCGAGGTCCCCGAGATCGTCCCCGTCAAGAAGACAGCCGCGCGCAAGACTGCTGCGAAGAAGGCTCCGGCGAAGAAGACCGCGGCCAAGACCACCACCGCCAAGACCGCTGCGGCGCAGGACGATTCGGCCGACGACACAGCGGTTGCGAAGGCTCCGGCGAAGAAGACCGCTGCCAAGAGCGCGGTGAAGAAGACCACCGCGAAGGCGCCGGCCAAGAAGACCGCCGCCAAGAGCGCGGCGCCGGACGAGGTCGCAGAGGCTGTCCCGGCGAAGAAGGCTGCCGCCAAGGGCGCTGCGAAGAAGTCCACGGCCAAGAAGACCGCGGTGAAGAAGGGCGACGTCGACGAGGTCGAGCTCGAAGAGGTCGAGATCGAGGATGTCGACCTGGAGCTCGGCGACGAAGCGAAGATCGACCCGAAGACCGTCGTCAACTCCGAAAAGGACGAGGCCAAGGACGACGACGCCGAGGAGTCCACCGCGGAGTCCACCGAGGAGACGAAGGCCGAGGAGACAGAGACCGGCGGATTCGTCATCCGCCAGGACGACGAGGACGACGCCCCCGCGCAGCAGGTCGTCACCGCCGGTGCCACCGCCGACCCGGTGAAGGACTACCTGAAGCAGATCGGAAAGGTCGCCCTGCTCAACGCCGAGCAGGAGGTCGAGCTCGCCAAGCGCATCGAGGCCGGTCTGTTCGCGGAGGAGAAGCTCAACTCCGGCGAGAAGATGGACATGACCATCAAGCGTGAGCTGTGGTGGATCGCCCAGGACGGTAAGAAGGCCAAGAACCACCTGCTCGAGGCCAACCTGCGACTGGTCGTCTCGCTCGCCAAGAGGTACACCGGCCGCGGCATGCTCTTCCTCGACCTGATCCAGGAGGGCAACCTCGGTCTGATCCGTGCGGTCGAGAAGTTCGACTACACCAAGGGTTACAAGTTCTCGACCTACGCCACGTGGTGGATCCGTCAGGCGATCACCCGAGCGATGGCCGACCAGGCGCGCACCATCCGTATCCCCGTGCACATGGTCGAGGTCATCAACAAGCTGGCTCGCGTGCAGCGTCAGATGCTGCAGGACCTCGGACGCGAACCCACTCCGGAGGAGCTTGCCAAGGAGCTCGACATGACCCCGGAGAAGGTCGTGGAGGTGCAGAAGTACGGTCGCGAGCCGATCTCGCTGCACACTCCGCTCGGCGAGGACGGCGACAGCGAGTTCGGTGACCTCATCGAGGACTCCGAGGCGGTCGTCCCGGCTGATGCAGTGAGCTTCACGCTGCTGCAGGAACAACTGCACTCGGTGCTGGACACCTTGTCCGAGCGTGAGGCCGGCGTGGTGGCGATGCGCTTCGGTCTGACCGACGGTCAGCCGAAAACCCTGGACGAGATCGGCAAGGTCTACGGCGTGACGCGTGAGCGGATCCGCCAGATCGAGTCCAAGACGATGAGCAAGCTGCGCCACCCCTCGCGTTCCCAGGTGCTGCGCGACTACCTGGACTGA
- a CDS encoding transglutaminase TgpA family protein yields the protein MRFRQAPLTLLAGVTALIAAWPITTLVRGSDWVWDAVLVVALALGCAVLARAVSIPEFAVVWVQFVVVAAALWFLYVRGSGEPTVETVQALITEADGTIRKYAAPAPETEGLRFAIVGLIAMLAVLTDVLAVGLAAPAVAGLPIMSIYLISAANTTDGLAPQYFLAAATGWLLMVGLTARGNVQRWSNTTARATAPTLLGDRLGLGGFASVARTVGLLALIGALVVPHVLPSTDQRYLGEGLGRRTGGTGSVGLSNTLDVSRSLVSNDRTPVITYSTQDPTPGPLRVFTSSAYNDGQWSQTDPADQQGGSDNARIQPAGLRPDAGYVEQSIRVESSTLTAGLLATPTPTLSVDLGGASWQYDPTTSVISPQRSVSQYSVKYALLGPSARPTSRSTPEGFERDLAIDPRALPELRRTLSRIGGGDNPFERAVAIQDYLRSGGGFTYSLTLAPTRRTVNDQTADPITNFLLTKQGYCVQFATAMIMLARLEQIPARMAIGFLGGSPSLSADQYTVIQSDAHAWPELYFPGLGWTRFEPTPGSRAASVPDYAVPQTSGPSRTERPEQTTPTTSADVSTAPAQTSSATDSGGGTDSDTPSWFGTAFKYLGWLVLVALFLGLLGSFLPMAARREAERRRRTNDLREQVEADWLTFRDDLDDLGVPHPPDVSPRAQLQHYRRAGALGSESSQALDRATRTLEKARYGRADDDLDVRTDTAAVIEAVRRNAGFRHKLVHRFAPRTGRRWFLRKVMPWRKD from the coding sequence GTGAGGTTCCGTCAAGCCCCACTGACGCTGCTGGCCGGCGTAACCGCACTGATCGCGGCGTGGCCGATCACGACCCTCGTCCGCGGCAGCGACTGGGTATGGGATGCCGTGCTCGTCGTCGCACTGGCGCTCGGGTGCGCGGTCCTTGCTCGCGCAGTGTCCATCCCGGAGTTCGCGGTGGTCTGGGTGCAGTTCGTGGTGGTCGCGGCAGCGTTGTGGTTCCTGTATGTCCGCGGTTCCGGCGAGCCCACCGTCGAGACGGTCCAGGCCCTGATCACCGAGGCAGACGGCACCATCCGCAAGTATGCGGCTCCCGCGCCGGAAACCGAGGGGCTGCGGTTCGCGATCGTCGGTCTGATCGCGATGCTGGCCGTGCTCACCGATGTCCTTGCCGTCGGTCTGGCTGCCCCGGCTGTTGCAGGCCTGCCGATCATGAGCATCTACCTGATCAGTGCGGCGAACACGACGGACGGCCTCGCGCCGCAATACTTCCTCGCTGCGGCGACGGGCTGGCTGTTGATGGTCGGCCTTACTGCCCGAGGAAACGTCCAGCGCTGGTCCAACACGACGGCCCGCGCCACTGCTCCCACTCTGCTCGGCGATCGGCTGGGACTGGGCGGTTTCGCGTCGGTCGCGCGGACGGTGGGTTTGCTGGCGTTGATCGGCGCACTGGTGGTGCCGCACGTGCTGCCGTCGACCGACCAGCGTTACCTCGGCGAAGGACTCGGCCGGCGCACCGGCGGCACCGGCTCGGTCGGACTGTCGAACACCCTCGACGTCAGTCGGAGTCTGGTGAGCAACGACCGCACACCGGTGATCACCTACAGCACTCAGGACCCGACGCCCGGACCCCTGCGGGTGTTCACCTCATCGGCCTACAACGACGGGCAGTGGAGCCAGACGGACCCGGCAGATCAGCAAGGCGGCTCGGACAACGCGCGGATCCAACCGGCCGGACTGCGACCCGATGCGGGCTACGTCGAGCAGTCGATCCGGGTCGAGTCCAGCACTCTCACCGCAGGCCTTCTCGCGACCCCGACCCCGACGCTCAGCGTCGACCTCGGGGGTGCCTCCTGGCAGTACGACCCCACGACATCGGTCATCAGCCCGCAACGCAGCGTGTCGCAGTACTCGGTGAAATATGCACTGCTCGGACCGTCGGCTCGTCCGACCTCCAGGTCCACCCCGGAGGGGTTCGAGCGCGACCTGGCCATCGATCCCCGAGCGCTGCCGGAGCTGCGGCGCACGCTGTCACGCATCGGGGGCGGTGACAACCCGTTCGAGCGAGCGGTCGCTATCCAGGACTACCTGCGCTCCGGCGGCGGTTTCACCTACTCCCTCACGCTGGCCCCGACTCGGCGCACGGTGAACGACCAGACCGCCGACCCGATCACCAACTTCCTGCTCACCAAGCAGGGCTACTGCGTCCAGTTCGCCACCGCGATGATCATGCTCGCTCGACTGGAGCAGATTCCTGCACGGATGGCCATCGGATTCCTCGGCGGCAGCCCCTCGCTGAGCGCCGACCAGTACACCGTCATCCAGTCCGACGCCCACGCCTGGCCCGAGTTGTACTTCCCCGGTCTGGGCTGGACGCGGTTCGAGCCGACTCCGGGCAGCCGCGCCGCAAGCGTTCCCGACTACGCCGTGCCGCAGACCAGCGGGCCGAGCCGTACCGAGCGGCCGGAGCAGACGACACCGACCACCTCGGCCGACGTGTCCACCGCTCCCGCCCAGACGTCGTCCGCCACCGACAGCGGCGGCGGCACCGACTCGGACACTCCGTCCTGGTTCGGCACCGCTTTCAAGTACCTCGGTTGGCTGGTGCTCGTAGCACTGTTCCTCGGTCTGCTGGGTTCGTTCCTGCCGATGGCCGCTCGACGCGAAGCCGAAAGGCGGCGACGCACCAACGACCTGCGTGAACAGGTGGAGGCCGACTGGCTCACCTTCCGCGACGACCTGGACGACCTCGGCGTCCCCCACCCACCCGATGTCTCACCCCGTGCCCAACTTCAGCACTACCGGCGAGCAGGTGCCCTGGGCAGCGAGTCCTCGCAGGCCCTCGACCGTGCGACGCGCACCTTGGAGAAGGCCCGATACGGACGTGCGGACGACGATCTGGACGTCCGCACCGACACCGCCGCCGTCATCGAGGCCGTCCGCCGCAACGCAGGCTTCCGCCACAAGTTGGTCCACCGCTTCGCTCCGCGCACCGGACGCCGGTGGTTCCTGCGCAAGGTGATGCCCTGGCGCAAGGACTGA
- a CDS encoding DUF58 domain-containing protein, with protein sequence MKKARLTTRGRSFLSAGLTLLVGGVVLGFLDVVRLGGLLLALVVATWWLSRRRDRRVEVARRLQPDVVTAGSRCAITLTFTNTDRRRSRYGLAQETLDYTLGDSPRFVLPGMAAGESRVVEYTVQPRVRGEHDVGPVHVSIRDPFGMTERHVTVQAVDRLLVLPRIVALGASHPPGAGSGQEGTTPAMIALHGEEDVSLRNYQDGDDLRKVHWPATAHRGELMVRQLDRPARRSCVLLLDSRSSAHAGHGEHSSFEWAVSALASIAARMHELGYLVHLVSKETVAAGVHLSDLPPTVVQLWLARAALGGDDTNFAFVLKGAHDVAGTGAVVVAAVADDLAGLLNDLGSLRQPGASALALRLDTASFGGPSPQRTVGLADYGWRVVDVPADMTIEQAWTTITRRSLVRVGAL encoded by the coding sequence ATGAAGAAGGCACGACTGACCACCCGCGGGCGGTCGTTCCTGTCCGCGGGGCTCACCCTCCTGGTCGGAGGCGTCGTGCTCGGTTTCCTGGACGTCGTGCGTCTGGGTGGCCTTCTGCTCGCCCTGGTCGTTGCGACCTGGTGGCTGTCGCGGCGGCGGGACCGCCGCGTCGAGGTGGCCCGGCGACTGCAGCCTGATGTCGTCACCGCCGGATCCCGGTGTGCGATCACCCTCACCTTCACCAACACCGACCGACGCCGGTCCCGCTACGGCCTGGCTCAGGAGACCCTCGACTACACCCTCGGTGATTCACCCCGATTCGTCCTGCCCGGCATGGCAGCCGGCGAATCCCGGGTGGTGGAGTACACCGTTCAACCCCGGGTCCGCGGTGAGCACGACGTGGGTCCGGTGCACGTCAGCATCCGCGACCCGTTCGGGATGACCGAACGACACGTCACCGTCCAGGCGGTCGACCGGTTGCTGGTGCTCCCCCGCATCGTGGCGCTGGGTGCCAGCCATCCGCCCGGCGCCGGTTCGGGGCAGGAAGGAACCACCCCCGCGATGATCGCGCTGCACGGCGAGGAGGACGTCAGTCTGCGCAACTACCAGGACGGCGACGATCTGCGTAAGGTGCACTGGCCCGCCACGGCGCACCGCGGAGAGCTGATGGTCCGGCAGCTCGACCGCCCGGCGAGGCGGTCCTGCGTCCTGTTGCTCGACTCGCGTTCCAGCGCGCACGCCGGACACGGCGAGCATTCATCCTTCGAGTGGGCGGTCAGCGCGCTGGCCTCCATCGCGGCCCGAATGCACGAACTCGGTTATCTGGTGCACCTGGTGAGCAAGGAGACAGTTGCTGCGGGAGTACACCTGAGCGATCTGCCACCGACAGTGGTCCAACTCTGGCTGGCGCGTGCCGCCCTCGGCGGCGACGACACGAACTTCGCCTTCGTCCTCAAGGGCGCTCACGATGTGGCAGGCACCGGAGCTGTCGTGGTCGCTGCCGTCGCCGACGACCTCGCCGGACTGCTGAACGATCTGGGATCGCTGCGTCAGCCGGGCGCGTCCGCCCTCGCCCTTCGCCTCGACACCGCGTCCTTCGGCGGTCCTTCGCCGCAGCGGACGGTCGGCCTCGCCGACTACGGCTGGCGCGTCGTCGATGTACCCGCCGACATGACGATCGAGCAGGCGTGGACCACCATCACCAGGCGTTCGCTGGTTCGGGTGGGTGCGTTGTGA
- a CDS encoding AAA family ATPase → MRGESDPDPQLSLDEVHDLAARIHEAVSSVIEGKSDAVRTAIIVLLAEGHLLIEDVPGVGKTMLAKTLARSIDGTMRRIQFTPDLLPSDITGVSVFNQDARTFEFRPGAVFANLVVGDEINRASPKTQSALLECMEEAQVTVDGTTYELSRPFMVMATQNPIEMEGTYPLPEAQRDRFMARISMGYPTAAAELAMLDSHGAGSPLARLRPVTDATSVAAAIARVAQVYASPALRQYVVDIVTATRSTSALRLGASPRAALGLLRAARANAALDRRDHVIPEDVQRVALPVLAHRVILSADQQHLRHGAGEVLEQLLQRVPVPAASAR, encoded by the coding sequence ATGCGAGGCGAGAGCGACCCTGATCCGCAGCTGTCACTGGACGAGGTGCACGACCTCGCCGCACGCATTCACGAGGCGGTGTCCTCGGTCATCGAGGGCAAGTCGGACGCCGTGCGCACCGCGATCATCGTGCTGCTCGCCGAAGGTCACCTGTTGATCGAGGATGTCCCGGGCGTCGGCAAGACGATGCTCGCCAAGACGCTCGCCCGGTCGATCGACGGCACGATGCGACGGATCCAGTTCACGCCGGACCTGTTGCCCAGTGACATCACCGGTGTCAGTGTCTTCAACCAGGATGCCCGCACGTTCGAATTTCGTCCGGGAGCGGTGTTCGCCAACCTCGTGGTCGGCGACGAGATCAACCGGGCCTCGCCCAAGACCCAGTCCGCGCTCCTGGAGTGCATGGAAGAGGCACAGGTCACCGTCGACGGCACGACCTACGAGTTGTCGCGCCCGTTCATGGTGATGGCCACCCAGAACCCGATCGAGATGGAGGGGACCTACCCGTTGCCCGAAGCGCAGCGCGACCGGTTCATGGCCCGTATCTCGATGGGTTACCCGACCGCCGCCGCCGAACTGGCCATGCTCGACTCGCACGGTGCGGGCAGTCCGCTGGCGCGGCTGCGCCCGGTCACCGATGCGACGTCCGTCGCGGCAGCGATCGCCCGCGTCGCCCAGGTCTACGCGAGCCCCGCCCTGCGCCAGTACGTCGTCGACATCGTGACAGCCACCCGCTCGACCTCCGCGCTTCGCCTCGGCGCCTCGCCGCGTGCCGCTCTCGGTCTGCTGCGTGCGGCGCGGGCCAACGCTGCACTCGATCGCCGCGACCACGTCATCCCCGAGGATGTCCAACGGGTCGCCCTCCCGGTTCTGGCACACCGGGTGATCCTGAGCGCCGACCAGCAGCACCTGCGGCATGGTGCAGGCGAGGTGCTGGAGCAACTCCTGCAGCGGGTGCCGGTGCCCGCGGCTTCCGCCCGCTGA
- the mraZ gene encoding division/cell wall cluster transcriptional repressor MraZ, with translation MFLGTHQPRLDDKGRMFLPAKFREKLASGLVITRGQERCLYVFAMADFEKLAAEMSRTPVTNKAARNFQRVLLSAASDEIPDKQGRITIPAILREYAGLTKECTVIGAGNRVELWATEAWNELLASTEDEFADQAQEVIPGGLF, from the coding sequence TTGTTTCTCGGTACCCATCAGCCCCGACTGGATGACAAGGGCCGCATGTTCCTGCCCGCCAAGTTCCGCGAGAAGCTCGCTTCCGGGCTGGTCATCACCCGTGGTCAGGAGCGCTGCCTGTACGTCTTCGCGATGGCCGATTTCGAAAAGCTCGCCGCAGAAATGAGCCGCACCCCGGTCACCAACAAGGCGGCCCGCAATTTCCAGCGTGTGCTGCTGTCGGCCGCCTCGGACGAGATCCCCGACAAGCAGGGGCGCATCACGATCCCCGCGATCCTTCGGGAATACGCCGGTCTCACCAAGGAGTGCACGGTGATCGGCGCCGGCAACCGGGTCGAGTTGTGGGCCACCGAGGCGTGGAACGAACTGCTGGCCAGCACCGAGGACGAGTTCGCCGACCAGGCACAGGAGGTGATTCCTGGCGGTCTGTTCTGA